A window of Campylobacter cuniculorum DSM 23162 = LMG 24588 contains these coding sequences:
- a CDS encoding metal ABC transporter ATP-binding protein, whose product MVFFEISKLNYAYEDELVLKNIHLSYDSKDFFSVIGPNGAGKSTLIKLILGLLENKKHNIKFFSLEKKDIGYVPQHSLANSHFPARVLEIVLMGLISKKKFGFYTKKDKQRALNALDKVGMKEFWNKRIDELSGGQRQRIFIARALVDECKMLILDEPTASVDSKGAVQIFELLNDLHQKGIGILVVCHDINLVLAYSDKIAYLDKELFLHSNTKEEQKGAFLKHLYEKHSHFCAVEMSLNSCLNENCEDRKACEEEFAKRQKSSFRSKIFKPKFEINHA is encoded by the coding sequence ATGGTTTTTTTTGAAATTTCAAAACTCAATTACGCCTATGAAGATGAACTTGTTTTAAAAAATATCCATTTAAGTTATGATAGCAAGGATTTTTTTTCTGTCATTGGACCTAATGGGGCGGGAAAATCAACTTTGATTAAATTGATTTTAGGTTTGCTTGAAAACAAAAAACATAATATTAAATTTTTTTCCCTTGAAAAAAAAGACATAGGCTATGTCCCTCAACACAGCTTGGCTAATTCTCATTTTCCTGCAAGGGTGCTTGAGATTGTGCTTATGGGTTTAATCAGTAAAAAAAAATTTGGCTTTTATACAAAAAAAGATAAACAAAGGGCTTTAAACGCTTTGGATAAGGTTGGTATGAAAGAATTTTGGAATAAAAGAATCGATGAATTAAGCGGGGGACAAAGACAAAGAATTTTCATTGCAAGAGCCCTTGTTGATGAATGTAAAATGCTTATTTTAGATGAACCTACAGCAAGTGTTGATAGCAAGGGAGCGGTGCAGATTTTTGAGCTTTTAAATGATTTGCATCAAAAAGGTATCGGCATACTCGTTGTTTGCCACGATATTAATCTCGTGCTTGCTTATAGTGATAAGATTGCTTATTTGGACAAAGAACTCTTTTTGCATTCTAATACCAAAGAGGAGCAAAAAGGTGCGTTTTTAAAGCATTTATATGAAAAACACTCGCATTTTTGTGCTGTGGAAATGAGTTTAAATTCCTGTCTTAATGAAAATTGCGAGGACAGAAAAGCCTGTGAAGAAGAATTTGCAAAAAGGCAAAAAAGTTCTTTTAGGAGTAAAATTTTTAAACCAAAGTTTGAGATAAATCATGCTTGA
- a CDS encoding metal ABC transporter permease, with amino-acid sequence MLELLGFDFFQNALLAAFLVSIACGVMGALIMVNRLFSMAGGITHGAFGGIGIAFYFSLPILLSTSIFTLFLAFLLAFLSQHYEHRSDSIIAVIWAFGMAVGIVLIDLSPGYQNDLMAYLFGSILAVSKSDLVLMFGVDGAVVMLIMLFYRQFEILSFDKEFSKVKGINTSFFYYLLIAMIALCIVICIRLVGLILVMALLSIPSFIAENFTKNLGQLMILSALLSMLFCILGLGLSYYLNLASGACIIILACMAFAINLGFQSLKRI; translated from the coding sequence ATGCTTGAGCTTTTAGGTTTTGACTTTTTTCAAAATGCACTTTTAGCCGCTTTTTTGGTGAGCATAGCTTGCGGAGTTATGGGGGCTTTGATTATGGTTAATCGCCTTTTTTCAATGGCAGGGGGCATCACTCATGGAGCTTTTGGGGGCATAGGGATTGCTTTTTATTTTTCTTTGCCGATTTTATTAAGCACAAGCATTTTTACCCTCTTTTTAGCCTTTTTACTCGCATTTTTAAGCCAACATTATGAGCATAGAAGTGATAGCATTATCGCTGTAATTTGGGCTTTTGGAATGGCTGTTGGAATTGTGCTGATTGATTTAAGTCCGGGCTATCAAAATGACTTAATGGCTTATTTATTTGGCAGCATTTTAGCTGTTTCAAAGTCTGATTTAGTGCTTATGTTTGGCGTCGATGGTGCAGTTGTAATGCTTATAATGCTTTTTTACAGACAATTTGAAATTTTAAGTTTTGATAAAGAATTTAGCAAGGTTAAGGGCATTAATACAAGTTTTTTTTATTATCTTTTAATCGCTATGATAGCCCTTTGTATCGTTATTTGTATAAGGCTTGTAGGACTTATTTTGGTCATGGCTTTATTGAGTATTCCAAGCTTTATTGCTGAAAATTTCACTAAAAATTTAGGACAATTAATGATTTTATCAGCTCTTTTAAGTATGCTTTTTTGTATTTTAGGGCTTGGATTAAGTTATTATCTTAATCTTGCAAGTGGTGCTTGTATTATAATTTTAGCTTGTATGGCTTTTGCCATTAATTTAGGATTTCAAAGTTTAAAAAGAATTTAA
- a CDS encoding McrC family protein yields MKKIRAEVIEYQSFDKEELMRQAKKQELENRAEKFYKELESFAKDENHSSFLGFKSKERLRVKNYVGLIETKSGVLEIYPKVVLENKNNDSSLKNSEAESQKMMHRQELQEKLKKAYKFEYSNDIQSLKPSFDKFPTDKFPNPKLLLIELLRTLKNSPFKESRLSSLKSEKMPLFDIFISMFLQELEMIFKKGFKRDYVSIEENRTFLKGKLLFAQNLKYNFIHKERFFTQSNEFILNNPANRLIKSTLALLKTKTKNYESDIKNFLERLECVEFSKNFKKDFLQCQQTRHYDYYKNLLSWCQLFLKGKTFTPYQGEDKAYALLFPMEKLFEDYVAAMFKRSNPKRSNPALEITAQVRHKNMLIDVNDDKQEDGKQGLFPLKPDLLIEKNHKKIIADTKWKIPNNDEKFGISQSDLYQVFAYAKFYGAKEVWLIYPFCERTKDLKEKMSQKEWVFNEEQETCKQAENSQDINKNPNIHLKVYFAPLPS; encoded by the coding sequence ATGAAGAAAATAAGAGCTGAAGTTATTGAATATCAAAGCTTTGACAAAGAGGAGCTAATGCGTCAAGCTAAAAAACAAGAACTTGAAAATCGGGCTGAAAAATTTTATAAAGAGCTTGAAAGTTTTGCAAAAGATGAGAATCATTCTTCCTTTTTGGGCTTTAAGAGCAAAGAGAGATTAAGGGTTAAAAATTATGTGGGCTTGATAGAGACAAAAAGCGGTGTTTTGGAGATTTATCCAAAAGTAGTTTTAGAAAACAAAAACAATGATTCTAGCTTAAAAAATTCTGAAGCAGAAAGCCAAAAAATGATGCACCGGCAAGAACTGCAGGAGAAACTCAAAAAAGCCTATAAATTTGAATATTCAAACGACATTCAAAGTCTAAAACCATCTTTTGATAAATTTCCAACTGATAAATTTCCAAATCCCAAATTACTTTTAATTGAACTTCTTAGGACTCTAAAAAATAGCCCTTTTAAAGAGAGCAGACTCTCTTCTTTAAAATCCGAAAAAATGCCTTTGTTTGATATTTTCATTTCTATGTTTTTACAAGAACTTGAAATGATTTTTAAAAAGGGTTTTAAACGCGATTATGTAAGCATTGAGGAAAATAGAACTTTTCTTAAGGGCAAATTGCTTTTTGCTCAAAATTTAAAATACAACTTCATTCACAAAGAGCGATTTTTCACTCAAAGCAATGAATTTATCCTAAACAATCCCGCAAATCGTCTTATAAAATCCACTCTTGCTTTATTAAAGACCAAAACAAAAAATTACGAATCCGATATAAAAAATTTTTTAGAAAGATTAGAATGCGTGGAATTTTCAAAAAATTTCAAAAAGGATTTTCTGCAATGTCAGCAAACAAGGCATTATGATTATTATAAGAACTTGCTTTCTTGGTGTCAGCTTTTCTTAAAAGGAAAGACTTTCACACCCTATCAAGGAGAGGACAAAGCTTATGCCTTGCTCTTTCCTATGGAGAAGCTTTTTGAGGATTATGTGGCTGCTATGTTTAAAAGAAGCAACCCTAAAAGAAGCAATCCCGCTTTAGAAATCACAGCACAAGTGCGTCATAAAAACATGCTTATTGATGTTAATGATGACAAACAAGAAGATGGCAAACAAGGACTTTTTCCTTTAAAGCCAGATTTACTGATAGAAAAAAATCATAAAAAAATCATCGCAGATACAAAATGGAAAATTCCAAACAATGATGAGAAATTTGGCATTTCCCAAAGCGATTTGTATCAAGTCTTTGCCTATGCGAAATTTTATGGTGCAAAAGAAGTTTGGCTCATTTATCCATTTTGTGAGAGAACAAAGGATTTAAAAGAAAAAATGTCCCAAAAAGAATGGGTTTTTAATGAGGAACAAGAAACTTGCAAACAAGCAGAGAATTCACAAGATATAAATAAAAATCCAAACATACACCTCAAGGTCTATTTCGCACCCTTACCCTCTTAA
- a CDS encoding McrB family protein — MTLTIEERNRFIELLRDFISRVDDCRNTEGTATTSGSKHRELEEGFDKLVEKLGYKTRVNFGSGNLTKYPSVSFFRADVIGEEFTNSKLSLQEGIYIWFCYTAKIPAFVLKIHAAQKFETQDFNAKIFKTIEQEKNFKFFKDYDDDHCCLVSEDFEKDKDKIIDKFIELFEFLKSFDKEEFKKKFFDKKEETKLLSHATLNQILYGPPGTGKTYSTIDRALEILGYSKEDRNEARKLFNDFKEKGQIAFITFHQSYSYEEFVEGIKPNLSDNKSGQISYEVKNGIFKELCKKAENDKEHPYILIIDEINRGNISKILGELITLIEEDKRMGAKEEIKLKLPYSQEEFGVPKNLYIIGTMNTADRSIAFMDTALRRRFEFIEMMPEPEKLEEIEGIKLNELLKAMNERIEFLLDREHLIGHAFFMDIKNLEDLEQVFKTKIISLLQEYFYEDYAKIKAVLNDNGMIEEENQDFLTSEIKELGDEDKTIYKIASFDDGIREKAKKKYQKIYDMKDANEENKS; from the coding sequence ATGACTCTTACAATAGAGGAAAGAAACCGATTTATAGAACTTTTAAGAGATTTTATTTCTCGTGTGGATGATTGCAGAAATACTGAGGGAACCGCGACAACTTCAGGATCAAAGCACAGGGAATTAGAAGAAGGATTTGATAAACTTGTTGAAAAGCTTGGTTACAAAACTCGCGTGAATTTTGGTAGCGGAAATCTAACAAAATATCCCTCTGTTAGCTTTTTTAGAGCAGATGTTATAGGAGAAGAATTTACGAATTCAAAGCTTTCTTTACAAGAAGGAATTTATATCTGGTTTTGCTATACAGCGAAAATACCGGCTTTTGTGTTAAAAATTCATGCGGCACAGAAATTTGAAACACAAGATTTTAATGCTAAGATATTTAAAACAATAGAACAGGAGAAGAATTTTAAATTTTTTAAAGATTATGATGATGATCATTGTTGTTTAGTGAGTGAGGATTTTGAGAAGGATAAGGATAAAATTATTGATAAATTTATAGAACTCTTTGAGTTTCTTAAAAGCTTTGATAAAGAGGAATTTAAAAAAAAATTTTTTGATAAAAAGGAAGAGACAAAGTTGTTAAGTCATGCCACTCTTAACCAAATTCTCTATGGACCTCCCGGGACAGGAAAGACCTATAGCACTATTGATAGGGCTTTAGAGATTTTGGGTTATAGCAAAGAAGATAGAAATGAGGCAAGAAAATTATTCAATGACTTCAAAGAAAAAGGACAAATTGCATTTATCACCTTTCATCAAAGCTATTCTTATGAGGAATTTGTTGAGGGAATTAAACCTAATTTAAGTGATAATAAAAGCGGACAAATCAGCTACGAAGTCAAAAATGGAATTTTTAAAGAACTTTGTAAGAAAGCAGAAAATGACAAAGAACACCCCTATATCTTAATCATTGATGAGATTAATCGTGGAAATATTTCTAAAATTTTAGGTGAGCTTATCACTTTGATTGAAGAAGATAAAAGAATGGGTGCGAAAGAGGAAATAAAGCTTAAACTGCCTTATAGTCAAGAGGAATTTGGAGTGCCAAAGAATCTTTATATCATTGGCACAATGAATACAGCAGACAGAAGCATAGCTTTCATGGATACAGCTTTACGCAGACGCTTTGAGTTCATTGAAATGATGCCAGAGCCAGAAAAATTAGAAGAAATAGAGGGAATTAAACTCAATGAACTCTTAAAAGCCATGAATGAACGTATAGAATTTTTGCTTGATAGAGAACACCTAATAGGACATGCCTTTTTTATGGATATAAAAAATTTAGAGGACTTAGAACAGGTCTTTAAAACAAAAATTATCTCTCTTTTGCAAGAGTATTTTTATGAGGATTATGCAAAGATAAAGGCTGTTTTAAATGATAATGGTATGATAGAAGAAGAAAATCAAGATTTTCTTACATCAGAAATTAAAGAGCTGGGCGATGAGGATAAAACAATTTATAAAATCGCTTCTTTTGATGATGGAATTCGGGAAAAAGCTAAGAAGAAGTATCAAAAAATTTATGATATGAAAGACGCAAATGAAGAAAATAAGAGCTGA
- a CDS encoding DASS family sodium-coupled anion symporter — translation MNYVKLLLPVIVAVVIFILPTPDGLSFNAWLYFAIFMGVVVGLILEPVPPALVGLIGVGICIWFRIGPAGSGAVDANVKPAAAISWGLAGFSDATIWLIFAAFMIGLGYQKSGLGRRIALILLRALGKTTLGLGYAIAIADGILAPFIPSNSARSGGTLYPIVSSIPPMLGSLPDKEPRKVGGYLVWVSLAATCVTSSMFFTGLAPNLLAMTTAEKSGVEVISWMGWFMAFLPCGIILFLATPFLAYIFYPPTSKGSAEAAQWARDELEKLGKTTLKEWLMLGLAVFALVLWIFGGSFINATAVALTVMIAMVLLGIVTWQDIIGNKAAWNVLAWFGSLVTLAGGLKNVGFLEFVGKLCEANLQGVDPSTAMIILVVLFYLLHYFFASTTAHVTALLALFITIAASVNPDPAYVREVTLYLMLSLGVMGILTPYGTGPSPVWFGSGYVSGKDFWKLGFIFGMIYLVATLVICIPWVKYVAHAWL, via the coding sequence ATGAATTATGTCAAATTGTTATTACCGGTTATTGTGGCTGTAGTGATTTTTATCCTACCTACACCCGATGGGCTTAGTTTTAATGCGTGGCTCTATTTTGCCATTTTTATGGGCGTTGTTGTAGGGCTTATTTTAGAGCCTGTACCACCGGCTTTGGTCGGACTCATTGGCGTTGGGATTTGTATTTGGTTTAGAATAGGACCTGCGGGAAGCGGGGCAGTTGATGCAAATGTCAAACCTGCTGCAGCCATATCTTGGGGCTTAGCGGGCTTTTCAGATGCGACCATTTGGCTGATTTTTGCAGCCTTTATGATAGGACTTGGTTACCAAAAAAGCGGACTTGGTAGAAGAATCGCCCTCATTTTGCTTCGTGCTTTAGGCAAGACAACTCTAGGACTTGGCTATGCTATCGCAATTGCCGATGGAATTTTAGCTCCTTTTATCCCTTCAAATTCAGCAAGAAGTGGTGGGACTCTCTATCCTATAGTAAGCTCGATTCCTCCTATGCTTGGAAGTCTTCCCGATAAAGAGCCACGTAAAGTGGGTGGATACTTAGTTTGGGTGTCTTTGGCTGCCACTTGCGTCACAAGCTCAATGTTCTTTACCGGACTTGCACCAAACCTCCTTGCGATGACAACAGCGGAAAAATCAGGCGTTGAAGTGATAAGCTGGATGGGCTGGTTTATGGCATTTTTACCTTGTGGGATTATCTTATTCTTAGCCACTCCTTTTTTGGCTTACATTTTCTATCCTCCAACTTCTAAAGGTTCTGCAGAAGCGGCACAATGGGCAAGAGATGAGTTAGAAAAACTTGGCAAAACAACTTTAAAAGAATGGCTTATGCTAGGTTTGGCTGTGTTTGCCCTTGTGCTTTGGATTTTTGGAGGCAGCTTCATTAACGCTACAGCTGTTGCACTCACCGTGATGATTGCTATGGTTTTATTAGGAATCGTAACTTGGCAAGACATTATCGGCAATAAAGCAGCGTGGAATGTTTTGGCGTGGTTTGGTTCTCTTGTAACTTTAGCGGGAGGCTTGAAAAATGTCGGATTCTTGGAGTTTGTTGGCAAACTTTGTGAAGCAAATTTGCAAGGTGTTGATCCAAGCACAGCGATGATTATCTTAGTCGTGCTTTTCTATTTACTCCACTACTTCTTTGCAAGCACAACAGCTCATGTTACTGCACTTTTAGCCTTGTTTATCACCATTGCTGCAAGTGTGAATCCTGACCCTGCTTATGTGAGAGAGGTGACACTCTATCTTATGCTTTCACTCGGTGTTATGGGCATCCTCACACCTTATGGAACGGGACCTTCGCCTGTGTGGTTTGGTTCGGGCTATGTGAGTGGAAAAGACTTTTGGAAGCTTGGCTTCATCTTTGGTATGATTTATTTGGTCGCAACCTTAGTCATCTGCATTCCTTGGGTGAAATACGTCGCTCACGCTTGGCTTTAA
- a CDS encoding CNNM domain-containing protein: MFWLIFYFLLAVVVSFICSILEAVLLSITPSFMESYARKHLKSGKIIKHLKANIDNSIGAILVVNTFANTVGAAGVGAQAVEIFGETWQGFVALFMTLCILYFSEILPKTIGATYYKILVLPASYCIVFLYCLTFPLVYISRIITYAFKKNKNNQMTRDEILAITELGEKSGSINELESDILEHLLLQKNLSVKDIMTPKERIFALDEQTSIEESLKKLKFSRIPLYDEKNQINSLVYKQNILQKSLENKEKQTLKSIAKTITKVDSNMALLDLLEKFITQKEHLFLVVEKTQTEKIIGIVSLNDVIEAVLGVRNLQRED, encoded by the coding sequence ATGTTTTGGTTGATTTTTTATTTTTTATTAGCCGTTGTGGTTTCTTTTATTTGCTCTATTTTAGAAGCGGTTTTGCTTTCTATCACGCCTTCTTTTATGGAAAGTTATGCTCGAAAACATTTAAAAAGCGGCAAAATCATCAAGCATTTAAAAGCAAATATCGACAATTCTATCGGTGCAATTTTAGTGGTCAATACCTTTGCTAACACCGTTGGTGCAGCAGGAGTGGGGGCTCAAGCTGTAGAAATTTTTGGCGAAACTTGGCAGGGTTTTGTGGCTTTGTTTATGACTCTATGCATACTTTATTTTTCTGAAATTTTACCTAAAACCATAGGGGCGACTTATTATAAAATCCTTGTTTTACCCGCGTCTTATTGTATTGTTTTTCTTTATTGTCTCACTTTTCCTTTGGTTTATATTTCAAGAATTATCACTTATGCATTTAAAAAAAATAAAAACAATCAAATGACTCGTGATGAAATTCTAGCCATTACGGAGCTCGGTGAAAAAAGCGGTTCAATCAATGAACTTGAAAGCGATATTTTAGAACATTTACTCTTGCAAAAAAATCTTAGTGTTAAAGACATTATGACTCCTAAAGAAAGAATTTTTGCCCTCGATGAGCAAACAAGCATTGAAGAATCCTTAAAAAAGCTTAAATTTTCTCGCATTCCTTTATACGATGAAAAAAATCAAATCAACTCTCTTGTCTATAAACAAAATATTTTGCAAAAAAGTCTTGAAAATAAAGAAAAACAAACATTAAAAAGCATAGCTAAAACAATCACAAAAGTGGATTCAAATATGGCTTTGCTCGATTTGTTAGAAAAATTTATCACACAAAAAGAGCATTTGTTTTTAGTTGTAGAAAAAACTCAAACAGAAAAAATCATAGGCATTGTGAGTTTAAATGATGTGATTGAAGCAGTGCTTGGGGTTAGAAATTTACAAAGGGAGGATTAA
- a CDS encoding CNNM domain-containing protein — protein sequence MFLLILYCLIAIVFTFLCSIMESVFLSITPSFVNSFSKKNPKIGAYLKYLKNNVDDAEGAILVLNTFATTAAATGVGIEVAHIFGLQYQALGATLLTIILIYFSEILPKTIGATYWKNLAVYVILGIHYLLKITKPFVKIAKLITHFVKTSGDLLIARDEILIASQMGQKSGSISKNEENIIENLLQLKNYKVIDILTPRSVVVALPYNCSVQEALNTQGLHNHSCILVYMQNLDTIIGVVQTTKILKTAKSHKEKKIVDLMKPAYIVPSNLNVLNLINLFILKQEKLFIVQDRYAQFAGVVTLEDAIETLLGKEIVDEFDEAADMQKVAKEKLDRFNFLNKIKKI from the coding sequence ATGTTTCTTTTGATTCTTTATTGTCTTATAGCCATTGTTTTTACTTTTTTATGCTCCATTATGGAATCTGTTTTTTTAAGCATCACTCCTTCTTTTGTCAATAGTTTTTCTAAAAAAAATCCTAAAATCGGAGCTTATTTAAAATATCTTAAAAATAATGTCGATGATGCAGAAGGTGCGATTTTAGTGCTCAATACCTTTGCTACCACCGCTGCCGCCACAGGGGTTGGGATTGAAGTTGCCCATATTTTTGGTTTGCAATATCAAGCTTTAGGTGCGACCTTACTGACTATCATTTTGATTTATTTTTCTGAAATTTTACCTAAAACCATAGGAGCGACTTATTGGAAAAATTTAGCTGTTTATGTTATTTTAGGCATACATTATCTTTTAAAAATCACCAAACCCTTTGTGAAGATTGCAAAACTCATCACGCATTTTGTGAAAACAAGCGGGGACTTACTCATAGCACGTGATGAAATTTTAATCGCAAGTCAAATGGGACAAAAGAGCGGCTCCATCTCAAAAAATGAAGAAAATATCATAGAAAATTTACTCCAGCTTAAAAATTATAAAGTTATAGATATACTCACACCGCGAAGTGTTGTCGTGGCTTTGCCTTATAATTGCTCTGTGCAAGAAGCTTTAAACACTCAAGGTCTGCATAATCATTCTTGCATTCTTGTCTATATGCAAAATCTTGATACCATCATCGGCGTCGTGCAAACGACAAAAATTCTAAAAACAGCAAAAAGCCACAAAGAGAAAAAAATTGTTGATTTGATGAAACCCGCTTATATCGTGCCTTCAAATCTCAATGTGCTCAATTTAATCAATCTTTTTATACTCAAACAAGAAAAGCTCTTTATCGTGCAAGACAGATACGCTCAATTTGCCGGAGTTGTAACCCTTGAAGATGCTATAGAAACGCTTTTGGGTAAAGAAATTGTTGATGAATTTGACGAGGCTGCGGATATGCAAAAAGTTGCCAAAGAAAAACTAGACCGCTTTAATTTTTTAAATAAAATCAAAAAGATATGA
- a CDS encoding DUF411 domain-containing protein, whose protein sequence is MKKYLLSSFLALNLFANDYFIELHLSPSCGCCESWADYMQKKDYEIKFIKTRDFYKIKDEYHIKPQYQSCHTGIIQGYVIEGHVPQSAIKWLLENKPKNVIGISAPGMPLGSPGMEQGDNTEEYPVILLFKDGSHKLYGYFKGDELTQKGL, encoded by the coding sequence ATGAAAAAATATCTCTTAAGCTCATTTTTAGCACTCAATCTTTTTGCAAATGATTATTTTATAGAGCTTCATTTAAGTCCAAGTTGTGGTTGTTGTGAATCTTGGGCTGATTATATGCAGAAGAAAGACTATGAAATTAAATTTATCAAAACAAGAGATTTTTACAAAATTAAAGATGAATATCACATAAAACCACAATACCAAAGTTGCCACACAGGCATAATACAAGGCTATGTTATCGAAGGACATGTGCCTCAAAGTGCTATAAAATGGCTTTTAGAAAACAAACCTAAAAATGTGATAGGAATTTCTGCACCGGGTATGCCTTTGGGAAGTCCGGGTATGGAGCAAGGAGACAACACAGAAGAATATCCTGTCATTTTGCTTTTTAAAGATGGTTCGCACAAACTTTATGGGTATTTTAAAGGAGATGAGCTCACTCAAAAGGGATTGTAA
- a CDS encoding HyaD/HybD family hydrogenase maturation endopeptidase, whose product MKFLVLGIGNIMFADEGLGVHLCKQIQKNYSFSHPTSSIDFVDGGTLALQLSTIIVQYDKMIVLDCIDADDSKIGDVFFFPYEAMPKKIHWSGSAHEVEMLQTLQYIELLGDLPQTQILACIPKRIEEMSFELSDEIVKAAKIMVKILLDFLSKEGFSYEKIADYSLRELAQNSYKIY is encoded by the coding sequence TTGAAATTTCTTGTTTTAGGCATTGGAAATATTATGTTTGCAGATGAAGGCTTAGGCGTTCATCTTTGCAAACAAATCCAAAAAAATTATAGTTTTTCTCATCCCACTTCAAGTATAGATTTTGTTGATGGCGGGACTCTAGCCTTGCAATTAAGCACTATTATTGTTCAATATGATAAAATGATAGTGCTTGATTGTATTGATGCAGATGATTCAAAAATAGGAGATGTGTTTTTTTTCCCTTATGAGGCTATGCCTAAAAAAATTCATTGGAGCGGAAGTGCCCATGAAGTAGAAATGCTTCAGACCTTGCAATACATAGAATTACTCGGCGACCTTCCTCAAACCCAAATTCTAGCTTGCATTCCAAAGCGTATAGAAGAAATGAGCTTTGAGCTTTCCGATGAAATTGTCAAAGCTGCTAAAATTATGGTAAAAATTCTGCTTGATTTTTTAAGCAAAGAAGGTTTTAGCTATGAAAAAATTGCTGATTATTCTTTAAGAGAGCTTGCTCAAAATTCTTATAAAATTTATTAA
- the cybH gene encoding Ni/Fe-hydrogenase, b-type cytochrome subunit has protein sequence MQNQNSEQKLQRKAEYEFSIGLRLTHWVRAICIVILVGTGFYLSYVFQAPIQTGEPTNFMQAKYRLVHQAVGFVLIGCIIFKIYLFLFDKISRKERISFLDIFNIKLWIQQLKFYMFLGKHPHLRGVYNPLQFVTYFFFYMVILGIILTGLVLYTHTYHEGLGGTLYNVLRPIEAMLGGLAEVRTYHRILMWVILIFVPVHIYMAVFNAVKGKDGGLDAIVSGYKFVKEEKH, from the coding sequence ATGCAAAATCAAAATTCAGAACAAAAATTGCAAAGAAAAGCTGAATATGAATTTAGTATAGGTTTGCGTTTGACGCATTGGGTTAGAGCCATTTGCATTGTGATTCTAGTAGGAACAGGTTTTTATCTTTCTTATGTGTTTCAAGCTCCTATACAAACAGGAGAGCCGACGAATTTTATGCAAGCAAAATACCGCTTAGTTCATCAAGCTGTAGGCTTTGTTCTTATAGGTTGTATTATATTTAAAATTTATCTTTTTCTTTTCGATAAAATAAGTCGCAAAGAAAGAATAAGTTTTTTGGATATTTTTAATATCAAACTTTGGATACAGCAGCTTAAATTCTATATGTTTTTAGGCAAACATCCTCATTTAAGAGGTGTTTATAATCCTTTGCAATTTGTAACTTATTTTTTCTTTTATATGGTGATTCTTGGTATTATTTTAACAGGACTCGTTCTTTATACTCACACTTATCATGAGGGTTTGGGAGGAACTTTATATAATGTACTTAGACCTATTGAGGCTATGCTTGGAGGACTTGCTGAAGTGAGGACTTATCATAGAATTTTAATGTGGGTCATTTTGATTTTTGTGCCTGTGCATATTTATATGGCAGTCTTTAATGCGGTTAAAGGAAAAGATGGTGGCTTAGATGCTATTGTCAGTGGATATAAATTTGTCAAAGAAGAAAAACATTGA